A stretch of the Tachysurus fulvidraco isolate hzauxx_2018 chromosome 18, HZAU_PFXX_2.0, whole genome shotgun sequence genome encodes the following:
- the LOC125139450 gene encoding CMRF35-like molecule 8 — translation MKILLIFTFFLIPAGTDAVTTVTGYRGRSVQIKCPYESGYKDNKKYLCRGECPYGGNKDIPVESGSRAKDPRFSLYDNKTARVFTVTITDLRPEDGGTYWCAIERKLKDIFTEIVLQVKTGECYTENK, via the coding sequence CTGGTACTGATGCTGTAACTACAGTAACTGGATACAGAGGAAGATCAGTTCAGATAAAATGTCCCTATGAATCTGGATATAAAGATAACAAGAAGTATCTCTGCAGAGGTGAATGTCCCTATGGGGGGAATAAAGACATTCCTGTTGAATCTGGATCTCGTGCTAAAGACCCCAGATTTTCTCTGTATGATAACAAAACAGCCCGAGTCTTCACCGTCACCATCACTGATCTGAGACCTGAGGATGGAGGCACTTACTGGTGTGCGATAGAGCGGAAATTGAAAGATATTTTCACAGAGATTGTCCTGCAGGTTAAAACAGGTGAGTGTTacacagagaataaataa